The DNA sequence GGCGACCTGACAGACAGGTCGCCCGCCTGTACTAAGTACTCAAAGTGGCCACAACCTTCTGAGCGGCGTCGGTCAGGTCGTTTGCGGAAATAATATCCCGACCACTCTCTGCCAGCATCTTCCGGGCGGTATCCACGTTGGTCCCTTCCAGTCGTACCACCAGGGGTACCGTGAAACCAACCTTTTCATAAGCTTCCAGTAACGCGGTCACGATCGTATCACACTTCATGATCCCGCCGAAAATATTCACCAGAACTGCTTTCACATTGTCATCAGCCAGAATGATCCGGAAGGCTTCGGTGACCTGGTCGACGTTCGCTCCGCCGCCCACGTCCAGGAAGTTAGCCGGCTCACCACCATGATGCTTGATCAGGTCCATGGTGCTCATCGCCAGACCAGCCCCGTTCACCAGACAGCCGATGTTGCCGTCCAGCTTGACGTAGCTCAGGCCGGCATCGCCCGCCTGTACTTCCGCCGGATCTTCTTCGGTCAGGTCCCGCAGTTCGTCGAATGACTTGTGACGGAAGAGTGCGTTCTCGTCGAAAGTCACCTTCGCGTCCAGTGCAACCAGTTCACCTTCGCCGGTGATCACCAGCGGGTTGATTTCGGTCATGCTGCAGTCGTTATCAATGAAAAAACGGCTCATCTGGCAGAGGAACTTCTCTGCATGACGAACCGTTTTGCCTTCCATTCCCAGCTTGAATGCCAGCTTGCGGGCCTGGAAACCGAGCAGTCCGGTGTGAATCGAGAACGGCTCGCTCAGGATCTTTTCCGGAGACTCTTCGGCGACGACTTCGATCTCCATACCACCTTCGGTTGAGAGAATCATCACCGGGCCGCCTGCTTCGCGGTCAATCACGCATCCCAGGTAAAGCTCTTTGGCAATGTCCAGCCCCTGCTCGATGAACAGTGTGTTGACCTGCTTGCCTTCTTCCCCGGTCTGCACGGTCACGAGGGTCGATCCCAGCATGCGTTCCGCGTTCTCGCGAACTTCATCTGCAGAACGAGCCAGTACCACACCAGCCTGCTCCGGATGTTCCTTGAAACGACCTTTTCCGCGGCCCCCTGCGTGGATTTGTGACTTCACAACCACCAGCGGACGATCCAGTTTTTCAAATGCGGCCACCGCTTCATCGACGGTCTTCGCTACGATTCCCTCAGGTACGGGAATCCCGACTTCGCGAAACAACTGTTTGGCCTGATATTCGTGAATTTTCATTGATTTTTCAGACTTTCTCCTGAAAACTTGCTACCGGTGAGAAAAAGCGGTGTTCACTCTGTCGAGCCCACAGCTTGAACTCAGGCCATCATAACGGGATCACAGCAGCATATCCAGCAAGCCATCCTCGCCTTCGACGTAAAATTTCTGCATAATGGAAATCACTCTCACGAGCCCCTTTGATTCTGCGTTTTGAGTTGTCAAAATCAGTTCCAGCACACACAATACCACTCACATAATCACAGCCAGGGTGAACCGCATGCTCAATGGAATTCCTCCCATCATCTCCCCCGACCTGATGTACGTTCTGATGAAAATGGGACATGGCGACGACATCGTCCTCGCTGACGGCAACTTCCCCGCCGACTCCCACGCCCAGCGTATCATCCGCCTCGATGGTCACGGCGTCCCTGAAATCCTCTCCGCCCTGCTCCCGTTCTTCCCCCTCGATACGTTCGTCGATCAGCCCGCCGGCCTGATGAACCCCGTCGACGACCAGGCCGCCGAGCCCCCCATCTGGCAGACCTATCGCGAACTCATTCACCAGTACGATGACCGCGCTCCGGAGCTGGAAAAAATCGAACGCTTCGAGTTCTACGAACGCGCCCGCCAGGCCTACGCCATCATCGCCACCAGCGAAACCGCTCTGTACGCCAATCTGATTCTGAAAAAAGGAGTTGTCGTCGAATAACGCTTTCCGTTTTTCACTGCACAAACTGAACTTGATCCACCCCCGCCGCTGCGTATGCTGGTCCCCTCTGGCTCGCGCGCGAGACAGGTGATCGTGCACCGGAACAGCCCTCACCACTGACGCAACAACACCTGAATCTCCATCGATTTTCACCCGCTTTCCACCTGTCAATCGCGCATCTGTTCTCAATGTTCTCCCCTTTCCAGCCGGTCCAATCGGGACAAACACAGGT is a window from the Gimesia benthica genome containing:
- the sucC gene encoding ADP-forming succinate--CoA ligase subunit beta; translation: MKIHEYQAKQLFREVGIPVPEGIVAKTVDEAVAAFEKLDRPLVVVKSQIHAGGRGKGRFKEHPEQAGVVLARSADEVRENAERMLGSTLVTVQTGEEGKQVNTLFIEQGLDIAKELYLGCVIDREAGGPVMILSTEGGMEIEVVAEESPEKILSEPFSIHTGLLGFQARKLAFKLGMEGKTVRHAEKFLCQMSRFFIDNDCSMTEINPLVITGEGELVALDAKVTFDENALFRHKSFDELRDLTEEDPAEVQAGDAGLSYVKLDGNIGCLVNGAGLAMSTMDLIKHHGGEPANFLDVGGGANVDQVTEAFRIILADDNVKAVLVNIFGGIMKCDTIVTALLEAYEKVGFTVPLVVRLEGTNVDTARKMLAESGRDIISANDLTDAAQKVVATLST
- a CDS encoding RbsD/FucU family protein, coding for MLNGIPPIISPDLMYVLMKMGHGDDIVLADGNFPADSHAQRIIRLDGHGVPEILSALLPFFPLDTFVDQPAGLMNPVDDQAAEPPIWQTYRELIHQYDDRAPELEKIERFEFYERARQAYAIIATSETALYANLILKKGVVVE